A genome region from Sphaeramia orbicularis chromosome 19, fSphaOr1.1, whole genome shotgun sequence includes the following:
- the aqp8a.1 gene encoding aquaporin-8a.1, translated as MSGVESKTEVFTISGPEMPEPAARSGKTKNEKSCTVFERYVQPCFAELFGTTLFVFVGCSSVVGNVALGAIQPAVSHGLALGVLITLFGQISGGHFNPAVSLSVYLCGGMELLLLVPYVVAQMCGGMMGAGLVKAVYPPAVYGLGGAFDAVTLSNDIGKATLAEAIMTMFLTTAVCMGAVNSQTSTQLAPFCIGLTVTANILAGGVLSGACMNPARAFGPAVVANHWIHHWVYWVGPICGALLTVVTVRLLFGDQKTRLLLK; from the exons ATGTCAGGGGTTGAATCGAAGACGGAGGTGTTCACCATATCTGGTCCGGAGATGCCAGAGCCTGCAGCCAGGAGTGGCAAGACAAAAAACGAGAAGAGCTGCACTGTCTTTGAACGTTATGTCCAGCCCTGCTTTGCCGAGCTGTTTGGGACCACCCTGTTCGTCTTTGTTGGGTGCTCATCTGTTGTTGGGAATGTGGCACTGGGGGCCATCCAGCCTGCTGTGTCTCATGGGCTGGCACTGGGGGTCCTCATCACGCTGTTTGGGCAAATCAG TGGAGGACACTTTAACCCTGCCGTGTCTCTGAGTGTCTACCTGTGTGGAGGAATGGAGCTGCTCCTCCTGGTGCCGTATGTTGTGGCTCAGATGTGTGGAGGCATGATGGGAGCTGGTTTGGTCAAG GCTGTGTACCCTCCAGCAGTGTACGGCCTTGGAGGAGCCTTCGATGCTGTGACTTTGTCAAATGATATTGGTAAAGCCACGTTGGCAGAGGCTATAATGACCATGTTTCTCACCACAGCCGTGTGCATGGGCGCTGTCAACAGCCAAACCAGCACACAGCTCGCTCCCTTCTGCATAGGCCTCACCGTGACAGCCAACATATTAGCTGG AGGGGTCCTGTCTGGAGCCTGCATGAACCCGGCCCGAGCCTTCGGACCTGCTGTGGTTGCAAACCACTGGATCCATCACTGGGTCTACTGGGTTGGACCTATCTGTGGGGCCCTGCTTACTGTCGTCACTGTCAG